The following coding sequences lie in one Rutidosis leptorrhynchoides isolate AG116_Rl617_1_P2 chromosome 4, CSIRO_AGI_Rlap_v1, whole genome shotgun sequence genomic window:
- the LOC139843768 gene encoding hypersensitive-induced response protein-like protein 1: MAFVIATAADRSSMKVSMCAFTRAYILELNLDDEFERKNEIVEVVEEELEKVMSAYGYKIAQTRIVEIELYEHDKRSMN, translated from the exons ATGGCATTTGTGATTGCAACGGCAGCTGATCGTTCGTCGATGAAAGTCTCGATGTGTGCGT TTACAAGGGCATACATCCTTGAGCTTAACTTAGATGATGAATTTGAGCGAAAGAATGAAATTGTTGAGGTTGTTGAGGAAGAACTTGAAaag GTTATGTCTGCATATGGATACAAGATAGCTCAGACACGGATCGTTGAGATAGAACTATATGAGCATGATAAGAGATCAATGAATTAG